The sequence TTCGCCTTCTTCATTTTTCAAGAGTCCTGAAAGTGCAATCGTTTGCGGACGAGTCAGATCAAAGTGACTAGACACGCGATTCGTTAACACTCCGGGAATATCACCAGTGCCATTGGCTTTATCTAAAGTCGTTACTTCGGTTTCAATGGAAAGGCTGATGCGGCCGGAAGAGTCCGCTTTTGGTTTTACCCGCAGTAAAATACCGTAACGCTTCCAAACGACTTCTGAGGCTTTGTAACTCAGAATGCGAATCGGGAATTCACCACCAGCCAGGAACTCTGCTTCTTTTCCACTGCGGCAAAGGATATTAGGACTTGCCAGAATTTTTCCGTCGCCATTTTCTTCCAGGGCGTGAAGATTGAAGGGAAGACCGTCTTCGACCTCCCATTTCCCGGAAGGCATCAGTTTAGCGGCATACGAAGCAGGCCACTCCAGGCCGTACTTCATGGCATTGCTTCTTTTGATTTCGGCCACCGTGATCTGCACTTTTACCGTGGGTGCAATTTCTAAACTACTGTCGTCGCGAGTCACTCGCACACCGTACGGATTCAATAATTTGACGTACTTTTTATAAAGGTCTTCGGAGGCACTAATGCGAACTTCAATACCCTCGGAAAAAATGAGAGTTTGTGGCGGCAGCTTTGAAGTCTCTAAAATTTCGCGAAACAGGGAGTGGGCTTTTGTTTGAAGTTCTTCCGAGAAGCTTGCGCGCATTTGATAAGTCAAA comes from Bdellovibrio bacteriovorus and encodes:
- a CDS encoding type II and III secretion system protein; translated protein: MKTLFLSITLFVSLSWAQEKNITLSLGESRRLSLSGQSTVWIQDRDILKAEGQGSSLTIRGTREGQTTLKLGSVVYRIQVLHPTKTDAFTELQNELKNIVGLSAEISEGDLLVKGQLYRLQDWQRLSDFARTRGLTYQMRASFSEELQTKAHSLFREILETSKLPPQTLIFSEGIEVRISASEDLYKKYVKLLNPYGVRVTRDDSSLEIAPTVKVQITVAEIKRSNAMKYGLEWPASYAAKLMPSGKWEVEDGLPFNLHALEENGDGKILASPNILCRSGKEAEFLAGGEFPIRILSYKASEVVWKRYGILLRVKPKADSSGRISLSIETEVTTLDKANGTGDIPGVLTNRVSSHFDLTRPQTIALSGLLKNEEGESSTGLPMLSRLPVIGALFSSKDFRENRSELVIFVRPTILKEGDSGVGQEHLQARGDVL